ACGCCCCCGACGGGCTGGTGGAGGCGGTGCGGGTGACCGATGCCCCGGCCTTTGCCGTGGCGGTGCAGTGGCACCCGGAATGGCACTATTGGGAAAACCCGCTGTCCACCGCCCTGCTGCGCCGCTTCGGCGCGGCGGCGGCGGAACGGGCGCGGCGCATCTGAGGGAACGGCGCGTTTAAACCCGTTTAAACGCGCCCCGCCTTCCGTCTCACGCCGTGCGGATGGCCACGGCCAGGGTTTCCACCTCGCTGCGCAGTTGGGCGGCGCTGTCGCACACGGCCCCCAGCCGGCGCTCCATCGCCTCCATCGCCGTGCCGGACCCGTCGGCGACGGTACACACGCCGGCCACCGTGTCGCTCAGCCCCCGCGCCTCGCGGGCGGTGTCCTGGATCTTGCCGATGATGTCCTGGGCGGCGGCGGCCTGTTCGTTCACCGCCCCGGCGATACCGGCGGTCACCTCGTTCATGCTGCCGATGGCGGTGACGATGCTGCTGATGGCATGCGCGGTGCGGCGGGAGGTTTCCTGCATGTCCGACACCTGATGCGCGATGTCCTCCGTCGCGCGGGACGTCTGGTTGGCCAGCGCCTTCACCTCGCTGGCCACGACGGCGAAGCCCTTGCCGGCCTCGCCCGCGCGGGCGGCCTCGATGGTGGCGTTGAGCGCCAGCAGGTTGGTTTGCGACGCGATGTCGCCGATCAGGCGGGTGACGTCCTCGATCTGCGACGCCGTGCTTTCCAGCGATGCGACGATGGCGCGGGTGTCGTCGGCCTGCCGGCTGGCGTCGGCGACGATGCCGGTGGCCCGGTCGAGCTGCTGCCGGATCACCCCGGTGGAGCCGGCAAGCTGGTCGGCGGCGGCGGTCATGTCCTTCACCCGGCCCATGGCCGCGTCCAGCGATCCCAGCGCCCGCGTCAGTTGGGTGCGGGTGTTGCCGATGTTGACGCCCACCGCGTGGGAATCGCCGCTCAGCGCATCCGACGCCGCCAGGATCTGCCCGGCGGTCTGGCCGATCACCGTCTGAAGCTTGGCGGCGGCATCCGCCAGGGCGTGGCGGCGCTCGTCGGCGGCACGGGATTCCATGGCCTTCTGCTCGTGCGACAGGGTTTCCGCCCGGCGGCGGGCCTCGTCGGCGGCGGCCAGCGCCTCTTCCTGGGCGGTCAGCAGCGCCCGCCCCTTCACGACCACGACGATCAGGGCGGCCACCTCCAGGATCACGGCCACGGCATGGAACAGCACGCGGAACAGGCTCGACCCCTCGGGCAGCAGGGCATAGGGCAGCGCGTAGAACAGCGCCAGATGATGGACGGCGATGGTGACGGTGGCCAGCACCAGAACGGCCCCGTCCATCACGGCGATCAGCATGGCGAGGTTGGCGAAGAACAGGAAATGCAGGTCCGTCTGCCATGGCTGGCCCTGCCCGCACGCCACCACCAGGGCGGTTTGCAGCATCAGCGCCACCGCCGCGACGCTGCGGCGCAGGGAACCGTCGCCGCTCAGCCGGGCCGCGGTGGCGATGCCCGCCACGGCCAGGGCCAGCAGGGGAATCGTCCACCCCCGCCCCATCACCACGGCGAAGACGGCCAGAATGGGAAGATACGCCCAGACATACAGCACAAGGGCGCGCTCGGCGGTCACGCGCAACTGGTCGAGAGTGTTCATGGAGCGCCTTTCGATGATCCCGCTGATGGGCGCCCGTCGCCGCAGCCCGCCAAAATCGGATCGAGCAACAGCCAGGCGCCTTGTTTTTGGAGGTTGTCGGCAAAATCGTCCCGGTCCGAGCGGGCGACCAGCACGTTTCCGAAGCGTCCCGCCCGCAGCGGCAGGCCCCCCGCGGCCATCACCCGGCCCAAGGCGTCATCCAAGGTGACGCCGGGCGCAAAGACGACGGCCACGGGCTGATCCGGCGCCGGCCTCCCCAGGGCCGCGAGAGGCAGGACGGCACCGCCGGCGACCGCCAGAAGAAGCGCGGCAAGGTGGGATTGCGTCATGAAGACCACAAAAATAAAAAGTCCATATCCAATCCTGAACAAGGATATTAGACCATATTCTCCAAGGCCGGAGAATTTTTAATTCGTGTGAAAAAGTGACGCACAGTATAGAGACGAACCAAAGCCCATCAAGGGCACGCCCCAATACTTTCAATGCAAGGTAATAAGAAAATACTATCGGGGCAACGTCGTTAAATATTCAGGGTAAGAATCCGCGCCGCCTGCGCCGCACCATCCAGCGCCATGGGCAGCGGCGCGGGTTCCGGGGCGGCCAGGGCGGCGTCGATGCCGGCGGCCAGCGTGGCTGGGGACAGGGTGGCCTCGTCCACCACCGTCAGCCGGCCCCGCCCGGCCAGCAGCCGGGCGCGGGTGGCCTGTTCGGTCTCGCCCCCCGTGGCGAACGGCACCACCACCGACCGGCACCCGGCCTGGAGCAGATCCATCACCGTGTTGTACCCGGCCTGCGACACCGACAGGCGGCAGCGGGCCAGGAGGGCGGGGAAGTCGCGCCGCGCCCGTTCCACCACCACCCCCGGCGGGGCCTCGGCCACCAAAGCGGCAAAGTCCGCATCGGGCACGTCGGGGCCGGCCAGCAGCCGCCACGTCCCGCCGCGGGCGGTGCTGAGCGGGCGGGCGCCCAGGGCGGCGCGCAGCAGCGGCACGCCCACCGCCCCACCGCCCACCGACACCACCACCTCGCCCCGCCCGTCGGCGCCGTCCGCCAGCGCGGGCGGCGGGGCGGCCACATAGCCCGTGTAGACGATGCGGTCGGCGATGCGGTCCGCCGCCGGGAAGGTGGCGCCGAAGGGGATCAGGTCCGGGTCGCCGTGGACCAGCACCCGATCGACGAAGCGGGTCACGGTGTCCACCACCTCCTCCAGCCGGGCGGGATCGGGCTTGGTCACCAGGATGTCGCGCACCGACACCGCCGTGCGCACGCCCCGCGCGCGGGCGGCCTGAAGCAGCGGGATCAGCTCGAAGCGGAAGGCGCGGCGGGCGAAGGGAAAGGATTCCACCAGCAGCACGTCGGGGGCCACCGACTCCAGGGCATCCAGCGCCGCCGCCCGCCGCCGCTCCCGCCACGCGTCGTCGATGGGGGCGCCGTGTTCGTCCAGCAGCACCTTGAACGATCCGTCCGCCGCCCGCACCGGCGGCAACTGGATCACCGCGGCGGGGCCGTAATCCACGCCCGGCACCGGGTGGCCGCCGCGGGCCAGCGTCACCGCCGCCCCCGCCGCCGCCAGGCCGCGGGCCACCAGGGCGGCGCGGCGGTCGTGGCCGATGCCCAACAGGTGCTGCACATGGAAAAGGATCTTCACGGGGCCGGCTCCAGTGGAATGTTGAGCTGCACCAGCGACGGCGTGCCGTCGTCGGCCAGGGCGAACAGGTGGGCGCAGGCGTCGCGGATCTTGTGCGGCGGCTTGTCCGCCATGTCCCACCCCACGGCCAGGGCGTAGAGGGCGCGGATCACCCCGGCATGGGCCACCGCCCCCGCCGGTTCCCCCCGCGCCGCCAGCACGGCCAGCCAGGGGCGCAGGCGCTCCTGCACGTCCCGCGGGCTTTCGCCGCCGGGGCCGGGGCGCCGCAGGTCGATGCCGCGGGATTCCAGCGTGGGCGTCAGGATGCCGGCGGCGGCCAGATCGGCCAGCCGCATCCCCTCCCATTCCCCCCAATGCATTTCCCGCAGCCGCGGCTCAGGCGCGGGGGACAGGCCCAGCAGGGCCGCGGTTTCCCATGCCCGCGCCAGGGGGCTGGCGTACCACACCCGCCCCGCCGCCGCGTCCGGCAGGCGCCAGCCGCGCACCACCGCCCGCCCGGCATCGGACAGGGGCTGGTCGATGTGGCCCTGGATGCGCCCCTCGGCGTTCCACACCGTGGGGCCGTGGCGCAGGATGAGAAGATCGGTCACCGGGTCACCTCCGTCAGCACGGCGTCCAGGCGGCGGGCGGCCTCGGCGATGCCGTGCTCCGCCGCCGTCACCGCCGCCGCGGCGCGGCCACATTCCACTCTTTTGCCGGCATCGTCCAGCAGGACCGCCACCGCCGCGGCAAAGGCCGCGTCGTCGCCCACCGGGGCCAGCCGCCCGGTCACGCCGTCGCGCACGATGTCGGGCACCCCGCCCGTACGCCCGGCCACCACCGGGCACCCGGCGGCCTGCGCCTCCAGCAGCGCCATGCCGTACGCCTCGTTCACCGCCGGCCAGACCATCAGGTCGGCGCACGCGT
This DNA window, taken from Azospirillum fermentarium, encodes the following:
- a CDS encoding histidine phosphatase family protein, whose protein sequence is MTDLLILRHGPTVWNAEGRIQGHIDQPLSDAGRAVVRGWRLPDAAAGRVWYASPLARAWETAALLGLSPAPEPRLREMHWGEWEGMRLADLAAAGILTPTLESRGIDLRRPGPGGESPRDVQERLRPWLAVLAARGEPAGAVAHAGVIRALYALAVGWDMADKPPHKIRDACAHLFALADDGTPSLVQLNIPLEPAP
- a CDS encoding methyl-accepting chemotaxis protein, which produces MNTLDQLRVTAERALVLYVWAYLPILAVFAVVMGRGWTIPLLALAVAGIATAARLSGDGSLRRSVAAVALMLQTALVVACGQGQPWQTDLHFLFFANLAMLIAVMDGAVLVLATVTIAVHHLALFYALPYALLPEGSSLFRVLFHAVAVILEVAALIVVVVKGRALLTAQEEALAAADEARRRAETLSHEQKAMESRAADERRHALADAAAKLQTVIGQTAGQILAASDALSGDSHAVGVNIGNTRTQLTRALGSLDAAMGRVKDMTAAADQLAGSTGVIRQQLDRATGIVADASRQADDTRAIVASLESTASQIEDVTRLIGDIASQTNLLALNATIEAARAGEAGKGFAVVASEVKALANQTSRATEDIAHQVSDMQETSRRTAHAISSIVTAIGSMNEVTAGIAGAVNEQAAAAQDIIGKIQDTAREARGLSDTVAGVCTVADGSGTAMEAMERRLGAVCDSAAQLRSEVETLAVAIRTA
- a CDS encoding glycosyltransferase family protein, whose protein sequence is MKILFHVQHLLGIGHDRRAALVARGLAAAGAAVTLARGGHPVPGVDYGPAAVIQLPPVRAADGSFKVLLDEHGAPIDDAWRERRRAAALDALESVAPDVLLVESFPFARRAFRFELIPLLQAARARGVRTAVSVRDILVTKPDPARLEEVVDTVTRFVDRVLVHGDPDLIPFGATFPAADRIADRIVYTGYVAAPPPALADGADGRGEVVVSVGGGAVGVPLLRAALGARPLSTARGGTWRLLAGPDVPDADFAALVAEAPPGVVVERARRDFPALLARCRLSVSQAGYNTVMDLLQAGCRSVVVPFATGGETEQATRARLLAGRGRLTVVDEATLSPATLAAGIDAALAAPEPAPLPMALDGAAQAARILTLNI